The Thalassotalea sediminis genome includes the window TGCATTTTTTAATCGTTGTTCACGTGCATAAACTTCCATTAATTTTATTTCAGCTGCGGTAACATCTGTATTTGCTGCAATTAAGTGATAAATACCCGAAGTGTCTTTACATACCACCTGTTCGAACGGTAATTCTTCAATCAATAATTCGTAGCACGTTGCAGGCACATCATACTTATCAATACCACTACCCATAGTGGCATTGCCTTGTGGATCTAAATCAATTAACAATACCTGACGCTTAGTAGCAGCTAAAGATGCGGCTAAATTCACAGCTGTTGTTGTTTTGCCAACACCACCTTTTTGGTTAGCAACTGCAATTATTTTTCCCACTGAAACCTCAATTTTTATTATTGTTAAACGTTAATTAGTTCAATCAAGTGACGTTCGCCAACGAGTTCAGGCACTTTAATTTCATGACTATCCGCTAATATAACACCTTTAGGTAATTGCGTTAATTCTTCTTCTGGATATTGTCCTTTTAAAGCAAAAAAGCGTCCGTCTTCCTTTGCCACTAAGTGCTGACACCATTGCACCATATCTTCCAATGATGCAAAAGCTCTACTTAATACGCCGTCATAGGGGACTGAAGGTTTAAACGCTTCTACGCGTGATAACAGTGGAGATACATTATCAAGTTTTAGTTGAAAAACAACCTGCTTTAAAAAGGTAATGCGTTTTCCTAAGCTATCCAAGAGAGTAAATTGTTTTTCTGGATACATAATAGCTAAAGGTATTCCAGGCAAACCTGGTCCTGTACCTACATCTATAAAATTAGTACCTTTTAAATGCGGCCCTACCATGATGCTATCCATAATATGCTTAACTAACATATCTTCTGGATTTCTTACCGATGTTAAATTGTATGCTTTATTCCATTTATTCAACAACTCAACATAACTTATAAGTTGGCTTAATTGATGCTCAGATACACTAAGATTGCTCTGATTAACTAAGTCTTCTAATTTTTCATTTAACGACATTTATCGATCCATCAAAGCTTATGCTGATTTTCTTAATAAACCATGTTTTTTAAGGTAAACAAGCAATAAAGATATTGCCGCTGGTGTAATACCTGAAATTCTTGATGCTTTGCCTATCGTTTCTGGTTTTGCTTCCGTTAATTTTGCAACAACTTCATTCGATAAACCAGAAATTTGCTCGTAAGCAAAATCAACAGGGATTAATGTATCTTCATGACGCTTTTTCTTTGCAATATCATCAAGCTGACGTTCTATATAGCCAGCATATTTAATTTGAATTTCAACCTGTTCTGCAGCTTGAGTATCAGCTAGTGGTTCACCTAATGAATCTATTGCCATAAGATCTTGATAACGTACTTCCGGTCGACGAAGCAGTTCTTCTAAATTATTTTCACGACTGATAGGATTTTTAACAAGTGCATTAATTGCTTCAACAGCAGGATGATCTTTCTGGATCCACGTAGCTTTTAAGCGTTGACGCTCTTTTTCGATATTTTCAAGTTTTTCATTAAAACGCTGCCATCTTTCATCATCAACTAAACCAAGTTTACGACCTGTTTCAGTTAAGCGGATATCTGCATTATCTTCTCGTAATAATAATCTATATTCAGCACGAGAAGTAAACATACGATAAGGCTCTTTCGTTCCCAAGGTTGCTAAATCATCAATTAGCACGCCCATGTAAGCCTGATCTCGACCAAGTATTAATTCATCTT containing:
- the rsmG gene encoding 16S rRNA (guanine(527)-N(7))-methyltransferase RsmG — protein: MSLNEKLEDLVNQSNLSVSEHQLSQLISYVELLNKWNKAYNLTSVRNPEDMLVKHIMDSIMVGPHLKGTNFIDVGTGPGLPGIPLAIMYPEKQFTLLDSLGKRITFLKQVVFQLKLDNVSPLLSRVEAFKPSVPYDGVLSRAFASLEDMVQWCQHLVAKEDGRFFALKGQYPEEELTQLPKGVILADSHEIKVPELVGERHLIELINV